Proteins encoded by one window of Haliotis asinina isolate JCU_RB_2024 chromosome 6, JCU_Hal_asi_v2, whole genome shotgun sequence:
- the LOC137287695 gene encoding dynein light chain Tctex-type 5-B-like has protein sequence ITLPRSKMADRLALANRSSRRRGTLKKFTTVNNGAVAQTGSRRPTQENRSDTSENRPKRVSIHVENTYRMQPSADERFSVTKMENLMSEILDSRLKDTKYNGEKCSELAKELVCTIIAKTKEFQWQRYKLVAQVHIGQNDSQAVQVASRCIWDPSLDSYACVSYKNTSLFVVASCYGIYFE, from the coding sequence ATAACCCTTCCAAGATCGAAAATGGCGGACAGATTAGCATTGGCCAATAGGTCATCCCGACGGAGAGGGACGTTGAAGAAATTCACCACAGTGAACAACGGAGCAGTGGCTCAGACAGGAAGCAGGAGACCCACTCAGGAGAACAGGTCCGATACCTCGGAGAACCGTCCAAAGCGGGTCAGCATCCACGTGGAGAACACCTACAGGATGCAACCTTCAGCGGACGAGCGGTTTTCCGTGACAAAGATGGAGAACCTTATGTCCGAAATACTGGACAGTAGACTGAAGGACACAAAATACAATGGCGAGAAATGTTCGGAACTGGCCAAAGAGCTTGTATGTACCATTATTGCCAAAACTAAGGAGTTCCAGTGGCAGAGGTATAAGTTGGTTGCCCAAGTGCACATAGGTCAGAATGATAGTCAGGCGGTTCAAGTCGCCAGCAGGTGCATTTGGGACCCTAGTTTGGACAGTTATGCGTGTGTCTCCTACAAAAATACTTCTCTGTTCGTTGTTGCGTCTTGCTACGGGATATACTTTGAGTGA